The following is a genomic window from Pedobacter sp. KBS0701.
AAATGTGATTCCTTACCATAACCGTACCTATGTAATTATTGGTACGCATCATAAAATGAAAGAACACCTGAAATCATATCTCAGGCGCTACACCGAGCATCCGATGAAGATGATTGCGATGATTGAAAGCTGGATGCTTTATGGTTCTGATCACTGGTTTTTACAGCCTGCTGTCTGGTGGGAGCTTGCTGAAGTCGATAAAGGCCTACTCATAGAGGAGATGTTTACCAAGAAAAATATTAATGAATTGCCACCCCTTCCAATATTCATAGGATTAAGGTCGCAACTGAATAAAATGATGAATCCGTCAGATCAGGCTTAACAATTTTTATTTTATGGTTGTTTGCTCAAGGCTTTTGATGATGTTTTAGCCCATACTAGCACAAGTCTTAGTGCAACGGGGGTATTGAGGCTGACTTGTGCTTTCAATAGATAATTTATCTATGAGATTGTTTTGAGCGCAAGTCAGGCAATAATGGGCCAGACCAGAGTACTAAACCTTGCACTTTAAAGGACACTATTATCCTAAAAAATCAACTATGAATTTATTGTATTCTTCACGCATCGGCAATTCGAAATCAGTATACAGATCCCGTTTATCTGCCGATACATATTCACTGGTTTTAGGATTAAACCCCGCTTTTTTTATATTTTTCCAATAAAATCCTATTCCTCTTTTTTGCCAGGCGGGAAGGTTGTTGAAATTGATGCCATATTGAAATAGTAATTCGTTTTTGGCCGCAATACTCATTCCTTCAATTTTAGAAGAAGCTTGGTTTTTGTTATGATTGTCCTGTCTCAACCGCCAATAGCAATGTGCATTCAAAGCATTTCTATGTGCATCTTCGCTGCGCCATCTGAAATAATCTTCAACTAATTTTTTGTTAGGAAGTTCAGAAATACGGCAATCAAATGCGCCAACATCTCCCAAAATGGAAGAAAATTTAGCACTGGCTTCGCCAGCCAAAACGGAAATGTATTTTCTTGCCTTTCGCCCAAAAAGATTTTCACTAGGGTGAAATAGCAACGATATTTCATCACTTTGGGTATAACCGTAAATGACATTAAAACCGCAGTTCATCAGATGTTTTACGGTCTCGATCATCATATTCCGGAATTTTTCATCAAACGGCGCGTCAAACTGATGTACTTCCTTGGTAAGCCTGGTAAAACCCCGGCCATCAATTCTGGCAACCATGTACATTTCAGGTAAAATACAACGATCCTGTGCGGTTTCATAAACCCTCATCTTAGCATCCAAATCATCAAATTTCATCTGACCATGGTTTAATAATAAACGAGTTATTCTCTGCCGTTACATAATATAGCTCGTCGAAACCCTCATTAATAGAGGGTAAGTTCAACTTTTTAAAAGTTCCCCTTATACCAATTTCAGGAATCTTTTCTTTGCCTGAGCGCTGATTATTACGTTCGACCGCATCAGTCAGTTTCGATTGAAAATAATATCCGGTTACTTTGAATTTGTTTGCCTTCGCAATGGATATATACTTTGCTCTTTCTTCTAGAGTAGGATTCGTATTGTCTACTACAAAAGGCTGAGAGGTGAGGATACAGGTTTCAATAAACCTGATTTCCTTATTTCTCGTGTTTAATAAATCTAAGGAAATATGTACATGCGTTTTAAAAAACCTCTCTTTAAAAAAAGTAGTTTTTCGAGTTGCCTGAATGCCACAAAATATGATTGCTTCCATCTTCCTAAAGATTCGGTTTTATGGATACAAAAAAAGGAAGAATTATCATTAATTCTTCCTTTTTTTTGATGCGGAGAGCGAGGGATTCGAACCCCCGGACCTGTTACAGTCAACAGTTTTCAAGACTGCCGCATTCGACCACTCTGCCAGCTCTCCGCTGCAAAAGTACAAACTCAGCTTAAATCTGCAAACTCAGAAAGCTTTTTTTTTATATAAACTTGATAATTACTTAACACAGAGGGAGAAAAAATTATTTCTTCTGTATATTTTCTTCAATCGGCTCCGATTTTTTGAACAAATTAAAAGTAGGGCGAATGATCTTCACACTTCTTTTGCTTACATCAACGCTGGCATTGAGCTCAAAACCAATCAATAAAATCAATGAATTGAGGTAAAGCCAGATCATCACTACGATTAACGTTCCGATAGAACCATACACCTTGTTGTAAGAAGCGAAATGATTGATGTAGAAGGAAAATCCCCAGATGGTAAGAAAAGCCAGTATGGTTGCCAGCCAGGAGCCTGCGCTGAACAAGCGCCATTTTTTGGTGTGAGATGGACCGTAACGGTATAAAATGGAAATGGTGATGAAATACAGAATCGCCAATAATGCCCAACGGGTAAATTTGATGGTATAAACCAAAAAACTATCTTTTAAATGTAGCTCGTCGTTAATTTTGTTCAGCAGAACTTCACCCAAGGCCATGGCGCTAATGCAGATGATGATCGAAAAACAGATAATCACTGTTAGTACAAGCGCAATTAAACGTTGTTTTATCCAGCCCCTGGTTTCGATAATCAACGATGATTTATTAAAAGCCTTCATTAAGTTTTTAACCCCATTGGTAGCAAAAAACAGGGCTGATAAAAAGCCGAAAGACAACAAGCCTGTATTTTGCTTTTTGATGATGTCTTTCAATGTTGTTTCAAAGGCATCAAAAGCATTGTGTGGCAGTACCAGCTGAATTAAATTTAAAAGCTGATCCTGGAAACCCTTTATCGGTATAAAAGGGATTAAAGTAAACAGGAAAATAATCCCCGGAAAAATGGCCAGCATGAAACTGTATGCCAGCGAGGAAGATTTGTTTACCAGTGCATCTTTGCCGATTTCGCGGAAGAAAAACGTAGCAACGGTATATAAAGGCAGAGGGCTAAATCCGGGCAAAACACATCCCTTAGTCCATTCTATAAACCTGGAATAGAATTTAAGATGTAATAATTGCCTGTGTAACCATTCCATTGTATTGGCTAATTAAAAAACACCGATAATTTTTCCATAAAATTTTCGGGTGGATTTGTCGGTTTATTTTTCTCCATGTCAACAAAAACCAGTGTAGTTGCCCCGATGTTGATGAGTTCTTCTTTTTCGTTATACAGCTCGTACTCAAAAAAGATCCTGATGCCGGGCAAGGTTTTGATAATTGTTTTTACGGTAATTTCCTGATCGTAAAGGGCAGGTTTAATGTATTTACACTTTAATTCTAAAACCGGCATCATAATGCCATCAGCCTCCATAGAACTATAGCTCATGCCCAAACTGCGTAACATTTCTACCCGGCCAACTTCGTAGTATTGTGCGTAATTGCCATAATACATATAGCCCATCTGATCGGTTTCGCCATAACGAACCCTGATTTTTGTACTGTGGCTATACATTATTTAAATATATTTCTTTTGTTTAACGCTTCACGGTATTTCCTGGCATTAATTTCGTGCTGGGCTTTATTTTCTGCGAAATTATGGTAGCCTGAAAAATCTTCCTTCGCGCACATGTAAATGTAATTGTTGTTATCGCGGTTTAATACAGCATCAATGGCATTAATACTAGGCATCATAATTGGTCCGGGAGGCAAACCTGCATATTTATACGTGTTGTAAAGCGATTGTACCTGCAATAATTTTCCTGTTACCCTTTTCACTGTAAAATCGTTGTTTGCAAAAATTACCGTCGGATCGGCCTGAAGCAATATGCCTTTATTTAAACGGTTTAAATATAAGCCCGCTATAATTGGCATTTCTTTGTCGTAAAGCGCCTCTGCATCCACAATTGAAGCCAAAGTGTACACCTGCGAAGGCGTAAGGTTTAAGCTTGCTGCTTTTTGTCTACGATCGGCATTCCAGAATTTATCATATTCCTTATGCATGCGCTCAAAGAAATCAACTGGTGAAATATTCCAGTACATTTCATAAGTATTCGGAATAAACATGGCATACACATTATCCTGGTTAAAACCATATTTACTGATCAGCGCTGTAGAATCTAACACATTGATAAAGCTCAGCGAATCGGCCTCCAGATTGCTGGCCAGGTAGGCCGCAAAGTTTTCTTTCTTACGGATGTTATGGAATTTCAATTTAACCGGATCCTGGTTTCCGGCTTTGATCAGGTTAATCAGTGTGCGGTTGGTCATTCCTTTTTTCAAACGGTAACGTCCGGGTTTAACGCTTGTAGCTAAATTCATTTTTCCGGCAGCTGCTGTAAAAGAAGAAATGCTTTTTACCAGATCTTTCTTTTTAATTTCTGCAATCAGATCATCGTATTTACTCCCGGTTTTGATATATAAATATTTTTGATTTTCGGTAACGTTAGGGGCAAAGTAAAGCCTGTAAATATTTAACGCAAAGTAACCAGCAATTAAAATCACGACAAGCGCGATAATTATAGCCGCTTTTTTGCCTGTACTCATGTTCTTTTTTTCTACTTCAGTCATCTGTAATATGATACTTGTTTATTGTTGTTTGTTAGATAGGGTAATGTTAATCCTGGTGCCTATAGCCACTTTTGTTAACGAATCAACCAGCATAGGGTCTTGTTTAATAATAACAGCAGCAGCACTATCGGTAATAGGCCCATCGTAAATGATGTTGCCTAAACTCAGGTTTGAACCCCTTAGGCTAAATTTAGCTTCATCCATGGTTAAACCCATTAACTGGGGAATATCTACTTCTTCATTTCCACGTCCATCGCCTAAAACCAGGTTAATTCTCGAGCCAACAGGCACAATCTGTCCGGCCGCAATAGGTTGACCGCCAAAGGAGGCTTCTAACACCACATCACGACTTACGTCAGGCTTATAGGTTGTATCTCCAAGCTTTAATCTCGAACTCTCTATAATGGCCTGTGCTTCCCTTAAAGTTTTAAACGCTATATCAGGGAATTTTGTATTCGGTGTTTTGCCTGCGTTAATGGTTAAATAAATGGTACGGTTATCTTTTACAAAGGTATTGGGGTCAGGATCCTGATCAATTACAATTCCGGCAGGTTGATCCATAATAAAAACAGAATCTACTTCATATTTTAATCCTGCATCTTCCAGTTTCTTAACTGCCTGCTCAAAAGATAAACCTTTTACCATAGGTACATTTAGGCCCTGTCCGTGCTTGGTGTAATATCTTAAACTAAAAAAAGCAACCAATAGAAGTACTACAACGGTTACTATAGCGGCTAATATGTTGTTTCTAAACGATTTGGTTTTTAAATAATCTATAAATTTAGACATGAATCTTAATTTGGGTTATGCGTACAAGCTCAAATGTAACTATTTTAATGTTGGATTGAATTATCGAATCTGTTTCTTCATTCATCATTCAATTACTCACTCCTTCAATAATTCTCCTTCAATAATACTAAAGCACAAAGATATTTATATTTTTGAGGATATATTTATATTCAATTTCTATTTATAAAAGGATTTTTAACATGAAGAAAACGATAGCATTGTTAACAGGCGGTACCACAGGCGAATGGGTTGTTTCTGTAAAAAGCGCAGCCACTATTGCTCAAAATATCGACCCCAATTTATACGATGTGTATAAGATTATGCTGAACGAAAAGGGCTGGTTTTATGAACCTGCCGATTCTGTTAAGATTGAAATTGATAAAAACGATTTTTCCTTAACACTTGAAGGAAGAAAAATTAAGTTTGACGGCGTTTTTATTGCCATACATGGTTCTCCTGGCGAGGACGGAAAATTGCAGGGCTATTTCGATATGTTGGGCATTCCATATACCGCCTGCGATGCATTAACTTCGTCTATTACGATGAATAAGGGTTACACGAAAGCCGTTGTAGCGGGTATTGATAAGCTGTACACCGCAAAATCTGTTCAGATATTTAAAGGTGGAAATTATAATTTAAATCAGATTAAGCAGGATTTAAGATTGCCTTATTTTGTTAAACCCAACAGCGGGGGCAGCAGCATTGGCATGAGTAAGGTAAAACATGCCGACGATCTGGAAACAGCCATTGAAAAAGCATTTAAAGAAGATAGTCAGATTTTAATAGAAGAGTTTGTCAGTGGCAGGGAATTTTCGGTCGGCATTTTTGGCGCTGAGGGCAAAGTTATTGTTTTACCAGCAACAGAAGTGATCCCGAAAAATGAGTTTTTCGATTTTGAGGCAAAATATACGCCTGGCGCAACGGAAGAAATTACCCCAGGCAGAATGAGTGCCGAAGAAGTGACCCGTGTGCAACAGGTGGTAAAGGATGTATACCAGAAATTAAATTGCAGGGGAGTGGTACGCATTGATTATTTCCTGGAGGAAGGAACCGGTAAATTTTATTTTATCGAAATCAATACCATTCCCGGACAAACAGCAACCAGTTTTATTCCACAGCAGGTAGCTGCAATGGGAATTACCCTGAAAGAATTTTATACTCTTTTAATGAAAGAAACGCTGGGGTAGTACTTGTGAATTTTGTCATTCTGAATGCAATGAAGATCTTTAAATAGTAGCATTGCTTTATGAACATATCTACTTTGTAAGCGCGGCAATTTAGGTCCAGTCTTTTATTTGTTAGGGATTATTCATTTATTTAGGCTAATTTTAATGGTATTTATGCTTGCTTCGCAAGCCTTAACTTCGTTCAGAATAACAAGTGACACATATAATTATATCAAAAATAATCTTTAAGATCTTTAACAGAGGTATCTAAAATATTGATTTGCCTAAACAACGATGAATATCCAAAAACTGATTGATAAAGGTTTAAAACTCAAAAGCTATTCAAAAGATTCAGTTATCTACGAGCCGGGGATGCAGCCCCGCTACGTGTATTTTATCAAATCGGGCGAGGTGCGAATGGTTACCGTGAGCGATGAAGGAAAGGAATTTATACAAGGCGTTTTTAAAATGGGGCAGTATTTCGGTGAACCTGCTCTATTAGTGAACCGACCTTATTTAGCCTTTACTATTGCCAATAAAGATTCGCAGATTATTGTGGTAAATAAAGAAGATTTTTTCGGACTGATTAAAAACGAACCCGATTTTAGCATGGAGTTGATCCGTACTTTAAGTAACCGCCTCTTTTATAAATCGATGATGCTGGAAGAACTGGCGAGCGAAAAGGCCGATCATCGGTTGTTAACGATTATCAATTACCTTCTTAACGATATTGCTGTAGGTGAAAATTTAAAAATAACGCGACAAGAATTAGCCGACATGACTGGCTTAAGGGTAGAAACAGTTATCCGTAGCACTAAAATATTAGCGGAAAAAGGCCTGATCAGAACCATTAAAGGGAAAATAGTAAAGGTTTAGCATGGCTTAACCAATTTATACAACAATCCTTAAACATGACTTAGATCATAAATTAGTATTTAATTTTAGGCTTACCTTTGTACTATCAAATTAGAAGATTATGGCTGAGTTATCGAAATTCCAGGCTTTTGTACAGTGTAAATGCCCACGTTGCCGCAAAGGAGATATTTTTACAGGGAGTGCTTATTCTTTCAGACTACAAAAAACCAATATCAACTGTCCGCATTGCAACTTAAAATTTGAGCGCGAGCCAGGGTTTTTCTACGTGGCTATGTTTGTAAGTTATGCCATGAACGTTGCAGAAATCATAACCATTGGTGTGGCATCGTATGTTTTGGGTTTAGCCTTAGTATATGAAAACTTGTGGTACTATGTTGGTTTAATCCTGGCCGGTGTTTTATTGTTGTCACCAATTAATTATCGCTATTCGAGGGTTATTTTGCTTCATTACCTTACGCCAGGCTTACATTATGTTGCTGGCAGTGGAGACTAGTAAACTATAAATAAAAAGAGACTGTATCGTAAAACTGATTTCTCTTCAGGTTTTGTCGTGTTGATCTTGTCGAAACAGCGCTGCCAGAGCTATTTAATCTAGTCCTTCTACAGGTTTTTGTTCTTGTGTTTACATACTGAATCGAGACAATTCAATAAATTAAGTAACAGCGTGCTTTCGTCTCATTAAACCTATTATCAGATTGATGATCGGTAGTAGTTGAACAACTAAAAATCCGAGTAGCATTGCAGCGGTGCTATTCTTGAATCCCTGTGAATAATCTGTCGAGTCTGCGCTGGTAAACTCGGCCAGGGTAAGTGATTTGTTGAAATTATAAGTAGAATAACAAGCAAGAAAAAAGAATAAAATAGATAATAAAATGTGAGTCCAGCTCAAGATATTAGATGCTATAAATGATTTTAAAAATTTGTAGAATAATGCAAAAACGAATAAAAATATCGCATACCACCTAATGAGTGGAACATTATCGATCATATAATAACTGTCGTATATATTGAAAGCAAGGTTAACTGCCGGAAGCAATAATGAAGCTGCCAACAGAATGGTCGCTACTAAAACCAGGAAGTTATAGGTTTTAAAGATTTTTTTCATTTTTTGTT
Proteins encoded in this region:
- a CDS encoding AAA family ATPase, with the protein product MEAIIFCGIQATRKTTFFKERFFKTHVHISLDLLNTRNKEIRFIETCILTSQPFVVDNTNPTLEERAKYISIAKANKFKVTGYYFQSKLTDAVERNNQRSGKEKIPEIGIRGTFKKLNLPSINEGFDELYYVTAENNSFIIKPWSDEI
- a CDS encoding DUF983 domain-containing protein, whose amino-acid sequence is MAELSKFQAFVQCKCPRCRKGDIFTGSAYSFRLQKTNINCPHCNLKFEREPGFFYVAMFVSYAMNVAEIITIGVASYVLGLALVYENLWYYVGLILAGVLLLSPINYRYSRVILLHYLTPGLHYVAGSGD
- the mltG gene encoding endolytic transglycosylase MltG, which produces MTEVEKKNMSTGKKAAIIIALVVILIAGYFALNIYRLYFAPNVTENQKYLYIKTGSKYDDLIAEIKKKDLVKSISSFTAAAGKMNLATSVKPGRYRLKKGMTNRTLINLIKAGNQDPVKLKFHNIRKKENFAAYLASNLEADSLSFINVLDSTALISKYGFNQDNVYAMFIPNTYEMYWNISPVDFFERMHKEYDKFWNADRRQKAASLNLTPSQVYTLASIVDAEALYDKEMPIIAGLYLNRLNKGILLQADPTVIFANNDFTVKRVTGKLLQVQSLYNTYKYAGLPPGPIMMPSINAIDAVLNRDNNNYIYMCAKEDFSGYHNFAENKAQHEINARKYREALNKRNIFK
- a CDS encoding Crp/Fnr family transcriptional regulator, with product MNIQKLIDKGLKLKSYSKDSVIYEPGMQPRYVYFIKSGEVRMVTVSDEGKEFIQGVFKMGQYFGEPALLVNRPYLAFTIANKDSQIIVVNKEDFFGLIKNEPDFSMELIRTLSNRLFYKSMMLEELASEKADHRLLTIINYLLNDIAVGENLKITRQELADMTGLRVETVIRSTKILAEKGLIRTIKGKIVKV
- a CDS encoding tRNA(His) guanylyltransferase Thg1 family protein, which encodes MKFDDLDAKMRVYETAQDRCILPEMYMVARIDGRGFTRLTKEVHQFDAPFDEKFRNMMIETVKHLMNCGFNVIYGYTQSDEISLLFHPSENLFGRKARKYISVLAGEASAKFSSILGDVGAFDCRISELPNKKLVEDYFRWRSEDAHRNALNAHCYWRLRQDNHNKNQASSKIEGMSIAAKNELLFQYGINFNNLPAWQKRGIGFYWKNIKKAGFNPKTSEYVSADKRDLYTDFELPMREEYNKFIVDFLG
- a CDS encoding D-alanine--D-alanine ligase yields the protein MKKTIALLTGGTTGEWVVSVKSAATIAQNIDPNLYDVYKIMLNEKGWFYEPADSVKIEIDKNDFSLTLEGRKIKFDGVFIAIHGSPGEDGKLQGYFDMLGIPYTACDALTSSITMNKGYTKAVVAGIDKLYTAKSVQIFKGGNYNLNQIKQDLRLPYFVKPNSGGSSIGMSKVKHADDLETAIEKAFKEDSQILIEEFVSGREFSVGIFGAEGKVIVLPATEVIPKNEFFDFEAKYTPGATEEITPGRMSAEEVTRVQQVVKDVYQKLNCRGVVRIDYFLEEGTGKFYFIEINTIPGQTATSFIPQQVAAMGITLKEFYTLLMKETLG
- a CDS encoding PASTA domain-containing protein, whose protein sequence is MSKFIDYLKTKSFRNNILAAIVTVVVLLLVAFFSLRYYTKHGQGLNVPMVKGLSFEQAVKKLEDAGLKYEVDSVFIMDQPAGIVIDQDPDPNTFVKDNRTIYLTINAGKTPNTKFPDIAFKTLREAQAIIESSRLKLGDTTYKPDVSRDVVLEASFGGQPIAAGQIVPVGSRINLVLGDGRGNEEVDIPQLMGLTMDEAKFSLRGSNLSLGNIIYDGPITDSAAAVIIKQDPMLVDSLTKVAIGTRINITLSNKQQ
- a CDS encoding YihY/virulence factor BrkB family protein, whose translation is MEWLHRQLLHLKFYSRFIEWTKGCVLPGFSPLPLYTVATFFFREIGKDALVNKSSSLAYSFMLAIFPGIIFLFTLIPFIPIKGFQDQLLNLIQLVLPHNAFDAFETTLKDIIKKQNTGLLSFGFLSALFFATNGVKNLMKAFNKSSLIIETRGWIKQRLIALVLTVIICFSIIICISAMALGEVLLNKINDELHLKDSFLVYTIKFTRWALLAILYFITISILYRYGPSHTKKWRLFSAGSWLATILAFLTIWGFSFYINHFASYNKVYGSIGTLIVVMIWLYLNSLILLIGFELNASVDVSKRSVKIIRPTFNLFKKSEPIEENIQKK
- a CDS encoding thioesterase family protein, coding for MYSHSTKIRVRYGETDQMGYMYYGNYAQYYEVGRVEMLRSLGMSYSSMEADGIMMPVLELKCKYIKPALYDQEITVKTIIKTLPGIRIFFEYELYNEKEELINIGATTLVFVDMEKNKPTNPPENFMEKLSVFFN